In a genomic window of Candidatus Flexicrinis proximus:
- a CDS encoding glycosyltransferase family 2 protein has product MPYQSGGGRRNNVQIGVGRSLWGGAPQPPISERVLDGIPGCLAWLALLFSVASALAFPRVVLTISALLGAYSALRFILAGIANVSGMRRIRQWEKIDWKARYTAESAGKTDALAWDAVKFLVIVPNYTEALSILRRTLENLARQYEAGTRMTVVLAMEAAEQNAAQKAETLIAEFSGRFEHIMYAIHPRGLPGEMRGKSSNQAWAARQAKRRLVDELGYDINQIVISTMDADTMWHPQYFYALTYHFAITAQRYTRVWQSPIRYHGNIWDISPPMRLVNAYSGAFELAYLAAPWWQAIPISSYSYSLRLLDASGYWDTDVIAEDAHMYIKAFFCSDAELELVPIFLPFLATATTGETVWEVVKSRYQQTLRHAWGSKEVGYILARMMEHPEISTWLSLKLLIRVAHDILLAGAGWMILTVGSQLPILFNPGLVPPLSQLTTDPIYTVLVAAGGLVIVLGIVFWAQDVASRPPRTQPITLRERLLTLVSFPLLPILTLIFVALPVLHAQTRLLLGGSLQYQVARKI; this is encoded by the coding sequence GTGCCGTATCAATCAGGCGGCGGTCGGCGCAACAACGTCCAAATCGGCGTCGGACGGTCGCTGTGGGGCGGTGCGCCCCAACCCCCGATTTCAGAACGCGTGCTAGACGGCATCCCCGGCTGTCTGGCGTGGCTGGCGCTGTTGTTCAGCGTGGCCTCGGCGCTGGCGTTTCCGCGGGTGGTGCTGACGATTTCCGCGCTGCTGGGTGCGTACTCGGCGCTGCGGTTCATCCTGGCGGGGATTGCCAATGTGAGCGGGATGCGGCGCATCCGGCAGTGGGAAAAGATCGACTGGAAAGCCAGATACACGGCAGAGAGCGCGGGAAAGACGGACGCGCTGGCGTGGGATGCGGTGAAGTTCCTGGTGATCGTGCCGAACTATACGGAAGCGCTGTCGATCCTGCGGCGGACGCTGGAGAACCTTGCCCGCCAATACGAAGCGGGTACGCGGATGACGGTGGTGCTGGCGATGGAAGCGGCCGAGCAGAACGCCGCGCAGAAAGCGGAGACGCTGATCGCGGAATTTTCCGGCCGGTTCGAGCACATCATGTACGCTATCCACCCGCGCGGGCTGCCGGGGGAGATGCGCGGCAAGTCATCGAACCAGGCATGGGCGGCGCGGCAGGCCAAGCGCAGGCTGGTGGACGAACTGGGTTACGACATCAACCAGATCGTGATCAGCACGATGGATGCCGACACGATGTGGCACCCGCAGTACTTCTATGCCCTGACCTACCATTTCGCGATCACCGCGCAGCGCTATACGCGGGTGTGGCAGTCGCCGATCCGCTACCATGGCAACATCTGGGACATCAGCCCTCCGATGCGGCTGGTCAACGCCTATTCCGGCGCGTTCGAGCTGGCCTACCTGGCGGCGCCGTGGTGGCAGGCGATCCCGATCTCGTCTTATTCGTACAGCCTGCGGCTGCTGGACGCGAGCGGGTACTGGGACACGGACGTGATCGCGGAAGACGCGCACATGTACATCAAGGCGTTCTTCTGCTCGGACGCCGAACTGGAGCTGGTACCGATCTTCCTGCCGTTCCTGGCGACGGCCACGACCGGCGAGACGGTGTGGGAGGTGGTCAAGTCGCGCTACCAGCAGACGCTGAGGCACGCGTGGGGCAGCAAAGAGGTGGGGTATATCCTGGCGAGGATGATGGAACACCCCGAGATTTCGACCTGGCTGAGTTTGAAGCTACTCATCCGCGTGGCGCATGATATACTACTAGCGGGTGCAGGCTGGATGATCCTGACAGTCGGGTCGCAGCTGCCCATATTGTTTAACCCCGGCCTGGTGCCGCCATTATCACAGCTCACCACTGACCCGATCTACACGGTGCTGGTCGCCGCGGGAGGATTGGTCATCGTGCTGGGCATCGTCTTCTGGGCGCAGGATGTGGCTTCCCGCCCTCCGCGCACGCAGCCCATCACGCTGCGCGAGCGCCTACTCACGCTGGTCAGTTTTCCGCTCTTACCGATACTGACCCTCATTTTTGTCGCGCTGCCCGTACTGCACGCGCAGACTCGCCTACTCCTCGGCGGATCACTGCAATATCAAGTGGCGCGAAAGATCTAG
- a CDS encoding cold shock domain-containing protein: protein MMNGVVKWFNNVKGFGFITVEGREKDVFVHYSAISGNGYKSLNEGDKVTFSIELGQKGEEARNVSKV from the coding sequence ATGATGAACGGCGTTGTCAAGTGGTTCAACAACGTCAAAGGGTTCGGGTTTATCACAGTCGAGGGGCGAGAGAAGGACGTCTTCGTCCATTATTCCGCAATATCCGGGAACGGGTATAAGAGTTTGAATGAAGGCGACAAAGTAACGTTTAGCATTGAACTGGGCCAGAAGGGCGAAGAAGCCCGCAACGTCAGCAAGGTCTAG
- a CDS encoding nuclear transport factor 2 family protein produces the protein MLRQLNHDYVQSFLTSDARRYDELIAENFICIEPNGQLVDRAAFLEAAVHPVTVEYFRVEDVEIRLFGDFAQIVARTPYKYPDGRQGVSRYIDCWIKRDGQWRAISAQITGIA, from the coding sequence ATCCTCCGGCAGCTCAACCACGACTATGTCCAGTCCTTTCTGACGTCAGACGCGCGCCGCTACGATGAGCTCATCGCCGAAAACTTCATCTGCATCGAGCCGAACGGGCAGTTGGTCGATCGCGCCGCCTTTCTCGAAGCCGCGGTGCACCCGGTCACCGTCGAGTATTTCCGCGTCGAAGATGTGGAAATCCGCCTCTTCGGGGATTTCGCCCAGATTGTTGCCCGCACCCCTTACAAATACCCGGATGGCCGGCAGGGGGTCAGCCGCTACATCGACTGCTGGATCAAGCGCGACGGCCAATGGCGCGCGATTTCGGCACAGATCACCGGTATCGCCTGA
- a CDS encoding tRNA uridine(34) 5-carboxymethylaminomethyl modification radical SAM/GNAT enzyme Elp3, whose protein sequence is MSRHPRTPLDLESHRAPLTAIVRAALAAPEPLTALQMNALVRKHPMPGGNLFKRSDLIAAFRQWAGQDGLPPYTDDALLRLQLKPVRTSSGVTPVTVLTKPFPCPGTCIFCPNDIRMPKSYLSDEPGAQRAEQNAFDPYLQTMSRLTQYDQIGHPTDKIEVIVLGGTWSFYPETYQIWFIKRIFDALHDFGNNIDRSDHVRALLAEQSQFHPDRNTSNVTLYGIDLAQSYNQTVQAVYKDEMTRSREVSGALLSGQRTRTATDEYATWDELEAAHAFNETAPCRCVGLVVETRPDHIDAAEVLRIRRLGCTKVQIGFQSLNDHVLRVNKRGHDVAATRRAVNLLRRAGFKIHAHWMPNLYGSTPDADIDDYRRMFADPDFCPDELKVYPCSLIESAELMQVYQRGDWQPYTHDELLHVLSVCFMLTPEYCRLTRVIRDIPGTDIVDGNKLTNFRQVVEQHLAASQQRSPDIRARETRFNPVQSGELALDDLAYPTSAGEERFLQYITPGREIAGFLRLALLDRETPPLTPELDGAAIVREVHVYGQALGIGENVTGRAQHSGLGTALLERAADIARERGCTSLAVISAVGTRAYYRKRGFIDAGLYQVRPLD, encoded by the coding sequence ATGTCCAGACACCCACGCACCCCACTCGACCTTGAGTCGCACCGCGCGCCGCTGACCGCCATCGTCCGTGCCGCCCTGGCCGCGCCCGAGCCGCTCACCGCGCTGCAGATGAACGCGCTCGTCCGCAAGCACCCCATGCCCGGCGGCAACCTGTTCAAGCGCAGCGACCTGATCGCCGCCTTCCGCCAGTGGGCAGGGCAGGATGGACTGCCGCCCTATACCGACGATGCGCTCCTGCGCCTTCAGCTCAAGCCCGTCCGCACCAGCAGCGGCGTCACCCCCGTCACCGTCCTGACCAAGCCGTTTCCCTGTCCCGGCACCTGTATCTTCTGCCCCAATGACATCCGCATGCCCAAGAGCTATCTCAGCGACGAGCCAGGCGCCCAGCGCGCCGAACAGAACGCCTTCGACCCCTATCTGCAAACCATGTCGCGCCTCACCCAGTACGACCAGATCGGCCACCCGACCGACAAGATCGAAGTCATCGTCCTCGGCGGCACCTGGTCGTTCTACCCGGAAACCTATCAAATCTGGTTCATCAAGCGCATCTTCGACGCCCTCCACGACTTCGGGAATAACATCGACCGCAGCGATCACGTCCGCGCCCTGCTGGCCGAACAGTCGCAGTTCCACCCCGACCGCAACACGTCCAATGTCACCCTCTACGGCATCGACCTCGCCCAGAGCTACAACCAGACCGTACAGGCCGTCTATAAGGACGAGATGACGCGCAGCCGCGAAGTCTCCGGCGCGCTACTCTCCGGTCAGCGCACTCGCACCGCCACCGACGAGTACGCGACGTGGGACGAACTTGAGGCCGCCCACGCCTTCAACGAGACCGCGCCCTGCCGCTGCGTCGGCCTCGTCGTCGAGACGCGCCCCGACCACATCGACGCCGCCGAAGTCCTGCGCATCCGCCGCCTCGGCTGCACCAAAGTCCAGATCGGCTTCCAGAGCCTCAACGATCACGTCCTGCGCGTCAACAAGCGCGGCCATGACGTCGCCGCCACCCGTCGCGCCGTCAACCTCCTGCGCCGCGCCGGTTTCAAGATCCACGCCCACTGGATGCCCAACCTCTACGGCAGCACCCCGGATGCCGACATCGACGATTACCGCCGCATGTTCGCCGACCCGGACTTCTGCCCCGACGAACTCAAGGTCTACCCCTGTTCGCTGATCGAGAGCGCCGAACTGATGCAGGTCTACCAGCGCGGCGACTGGCAGCCCTATACCCACGACGAACTCTTGCACGTCCTCTCCGTCTGTTTCATGCTCACGCCCGAATACTGCCGCCTGACCCGTGTCATCCGCGACATCCCCGGTACCGATATCGTCGACGGCAACAAACTGACCAATTTCCGGCAGGTCGTCGAGCAGCACCTCGCCGCCAGCCAGCAGCGCAGCCCCGACATCCGCGCCCGTGAGACGCGCTTCAATCCCGTCCAGTCCGGTGAGCTTGCACTGGACGATCTCGCCTATCCCACCAGCGCCGGCGAAGAACGTTTCCTGCAATACATCACCCCCGGCCGCGAAATCGCCGGCTTCCTGCGCCTCGCCCTGCTTGACCGCGAGACGCCGCCGCTGACCCCCGAACTCGACGGCGCCGCCATTGTCCGCGAGGTTCACGTCTACGGGCAGGCGCTCGGTATCGGCGAAAACGTGACTGGACGCGCCCAGCACAGCGGCCTCGGCACCGCCTTACTCGAACGCGCCGCCGACATCGCCCGTGAACGCGGCTGCACATCCCTCGCCGTCATCTCTGCCGTCGGCACCCGCGCCTATTACCGCAAACGCGGCTTCATCGACGCCGGCTTGTATCAGGTCCGCCCGCTGGACTGA
- a CDS encoding GNAT family N-acetyltransferase has protein sequence MLITFERATPDDVITLVAVQTAAFNNDAVVYPGVELGGPPGYDSVEYNLAQMREDDYYKILADGRIIGGIIVANVGEGRFHLGVLYIHPDYHRHGIGSQAIQFIEATYPAKRWTLNTPSYAVRNHRFYEKHGYVKVGEHPYTSFSLYDYEKRL, from the coding sequence ATGCTCATCACGTTTGAACGCGCCACACCTGACGACGTTATAACCCTCGTCGCCGTCCAGACCGCAGCCTTCAACAACGACGCCGTCGTCTACCCCGGCGTCGAACTCGGCGGCCCGCCGGGATACGACTCGGTCGAGTATAATCTGGCGCAGATGCGCGAGGACGACTACTACAAGATCCTTGCCGACGGCCGGATCATCGGCGGCATCATCGTCGCGAATGTCGGCGAGGGGCGCTTCCATCTCGGCGTCCTCTATATCCACCCCGATTACCACCGCCACGGCATCGGCTCACAGGCCATCCAGTTCATCGAGGCGACTTATCCGGCCAAACGCTGGACGCTCAACACACCGAGCTACGCCGTCCGCAACCACCGCTTCTACGAGAAACATGGCTACGTCAAAGTTGGCGAGCACCCCTATACGTCCTTCTCGCTCTACGACTACGAGAAACGTCTGTGA
- a CDS encoding FAD-dependent oxidoreductase, whose amino-acid sequence MIDCIVIGAGAAGLAAARLLHNAGREVLVLEAQDRIGGRIRTDETWADFPVELGAEFIHGEGAATHGLLDACGLSAVAVARYAGMWWGWGAEAAKPRAELPREAQALLAALDGAYSALADTQEDVSLADYLRGRGFDGEAVATADVLLAQTCCAPVEHLSTADLAREMRADRAGKHEYRVRGGYGALLAGCAAGLEVRLNEPVTRVAWGAGGVRIETVDAEYAAKTAIVTVSVGVLRAGKIAFAPALSAGKQAAIAAMPMLAATKLIYRFETPMWDARMIYLLHRGKAARWWTQGNVISCYVTAERAERIDALPESEALALGLAELSALLGKPELAARCLAAKRVSWAREAYIGGGYAYVQAGAADARPALAAPEGERLFFAGEATAYDSNPQTVHGALESGWRAAREAMAAMAG is encoded by the coding sequence ATGATCGACTGCATCGTGATCGGGGCGGGAGCGGCAGGGCTGGCGGCGGCGCGGCTGCTGCACAATGCGGGCCGCGAGGTGCTGGTGCTGGAAGCGCAGGACCGGATCGGCGGGCGGATACGGACGGATGAGACGTGGGCCGATTTTCCGGTCGAACTGGGCGCGGAATTTATCCACGGCGAAGGCGCGGCGACGCACGGGCTGCTGGACGCGTGCGGACTGTCGGCGGTCGCGGTGGCGCGGTATGCCGGCATGTGGTGGGGATGGGGCGCGGAGGCAGCGAAACCACGGGCCGAGCTGCCTCGCGAGGCGCAAGCGCTGCTGGCGGCGCTGGACGGGGCGTATTCCGCGCTGGCTGACACGCAGGAAGACGTGTCGCTGGCCGACTATCTGCGCGGGCGAGGGTTCGACGGTGAGGCGGTCGCGACTGCCGATGTGCTGCTGGCGCAGACGTGCTGCGCGCCGGTCGAACACCTGAGCACGGCCGATCTGGCGCGGGAGATGCGTGCCGACCGCGCCGGAAAGCACGAGTACCGCGTGCGCGGCGGATACGGGGCGCTGCTGGCCGGTTGTGCGGCAGGGCTGGAGGTGCGGCTGAACGAACCGGTCACGCGGGTCGCGTGGGGCGCCGGTGGGGTGCGGATTGAGACCGTGGACGCGGAATACGCGGCGAAAACGGCAATCGTGACGGTCTCGGTGGGCGTGCTGCGGGCGGGGAAGATCGCGTTTGCGCCGGCGCTGAGCGCGGGAAAACAGGCCGCGATCGCGGCGATGCCGATGCTGGCGGCGACCAAGCTGATATACCGGTTTGAGACGCCGATGTGGGATGCGCGGATGATCTATCTGCTGCACCGCGGCAAGGCGGCGCGCTGGTGGACGCAGGGAAATGTCATCTCGTGCTACGTGACGGCGGAACGGGCGGAACGGATCGACGCGCTGCCGGAAAGCGAGGCACTGGCGCTGGGGCTGGCAGAACTCTCGGCGCTGCTCGGAAAGCCGGAACTCGCCGCGCGCTGCCTTGCCGCCAAGCGGGTGTCGTGGGCGCGAGAGGCGTACATCGGCGGCGGGTACGCCTACGTGCAGGCAGGCGCCGCGGATGCCCGCCCTGCCCTGGCGGCGCCGGAAGGCGAGAGGCTGTTTTTCGCCGGGGAAGCGACGGCCTATGACAGCAATCCACAGACCGTGCACGGCGCGCTGGAGAGCGGATGGCGGGCAGCGCGTGAGGCGATGGCGGCGATGGCGGGATAG
- a CDS encoding GNAT family N-acetyltransferase, giving the protein MIVTLQRSATADAETLLALQIAAFHDDARLYPGVELGGPPGYDSLDVLLDRIEGNDYYTILADGQIVGGIMAFPKGEGHRHLDVIYIAPDFHGRGIGSQAMRFIEQAHPAALWTLDTPVYAIRNHHFYEKLGYVRMARFEDDGFALYAYEKRT; this is encoded by the coding sequence ATGATCGTCACCCTCCAACGCTCCGCCACCGCCGACGCCGAAACCCTGCTCGCCCTCCAGATCGCCGCCTTCCATGACGACGCTCGCCTCTATCCCGGCGTCGAACTCGGCGGCCCTCCCGGCTACGACTCGCTCGACGTCCTCCTTGACCGCATCGAAGGCAACGACTACTACACCATCCTTGCCGACGGCCAGATCGTCGGCGGCATCATGGCCTTTCCGAAAGGCGAGGGGCACCGCCACCTCGACGTCATCTACATCGCCCCGGACTTTCACGGCCGCGGCATCGGCTCGCAGGCTATGCGCTTCATCGAGCAGGCGCACCCCGCCGCGCTCTGGACTCTCGACACGCCCGTTTACGCCATCCGTAACCACCATTTCTACGAGAAATTAGGCTATGTGCGCATGGCCCGCTTCGAAGACGACGGCTTCGCGCTGTACGCCTACGAGAAGCGCACCTGA